Proteins from one Chitinophaga oryzae genomic window:
- a CDS encoding succinate CoA transferase yields MYEERIKRRDLLQKITSAEQAATLFKDQMVVASSGFTKAGDSKAVLKALASSAPATPLRITLLTGASLGHDTDGALAEAGILYKRMPFQVDPALRKKINNGEVLFTDQHLGESATLVEEKIIPRLDIAVIEALLIEEDGSIVPTTSVGNSAAFAAAADRIIVEINLSVPLSLYGVHDIFSAGIWPEKQIIPITASGARIGRTSIPVDPEKIVAVVITTTTDSPAAINERDEKTTAIAAHLLDFFSHEVRKGRLPQSLRPLQSGIGKVANAVMEGFMDGDFHHLTMYSEVIQDSAFNLIDAGKLEIASASSITVSQACYNRVFSNFEKYKPHIVLRPQDISNAAEVIRRLGVISINTAIECDIYGNVNSTHIGGTAMMNGIGGSNDFARNAYLGIFVTQSSSKAGGISHIVPMASHIDNTEHDVDIIVTENGLADLRGLAPRERARLIISKCAHASYKDELNNYFTNACNRGGHTPHLLQEALSWHNRFIENGTMLKTVHV; encoded by the coding sequence ATGTACGAAGAACGCATCAAAAGAAGAGATTTACTACAGAAGATCACCAGCGCCGAACAAGCCGCCACGTTGTTTAAAGACCAGATGGTCGTCGCCTCCAGCGGCTTTACCAAGGCAGGCGACAGTAAAGCAGTATTAAAGGCACTGGCATCATCAGCTCCTGCTACCCCTCTCAGAATAACGCTGCTCACAGGCGCCTCACTGGGTCACGACACAGACGGGGCCCTGGCTGAAGCAGGCATATTGTATAAACGCATGCCTTTCCAGGTAGATCCTGCATTACGTAAGAAAATCAACAATGGCGAAGTGCTCTTTACAGACCAGCATCTCGGTGAAAGTGCCACCCTCGTGGAAGAAAAAATCATTCCCCGCCTGGACATCGCCGTTATCGAAGCCTTGCTGATTGAAGAAGACGGCAGCATCGTACCTACTACTTCTGTGGGCAACTCCGCCGCTTTCGCCGCCGCTGCAGACAGGATCATCGTAGAGATCAACCTCTCTGTACCTCTTTCGCTATACGGTGTACACGATATTTTCTCCGCCGGTATATGGCCGGAAAAACAAATCATCCCGATCACAGCATCAGGCGCACGCATCGGGCGAACGTCCATCCCGGTAGACCCGGAAAAGATTGTCGCGGTAGTGATCACCACCACGACCGACAGCCCGGCCGCTATCAACGAAAGAGACGAAAAAACCACGGCCATCGCCGCCCACCTGCTGGATTTCTTCTCCCACGAAGTCAGAAAAGGCCGCCTGCCACAGTCGCTGCGGCCGCTGCAATCCGGTATCGGCAAAGTAGCCAACGCTGTCATGGAAGGCTTTATGGACGGCGACTTCCATCACCTCACCATGTATTCGGAAGTAATACAGGACAGCGCTTTTAACCTGATAGACGCCGGGAAACTGGAGATAGCCTCCGCCTCTTCCATCACCGTCTCCCAGGCCTGCTACAACAGGGTCTTCAGCAACTTCGAAAAATATAAACCGCATATCGTCCTGCGGCCGCAGGATATCAGCAACGCAGCGGAAGTCATACGCCGCCTGGGCGTCATCAGCATCAATACGGCCATCGAATGCGATATCTACGGCAACGTCAACTCCACTCACATTGGCGGCACCGCCATGATGAACGGTATCGGCGGCTCCAACGATTTCGCCCGCAACGCCTACCTGGGCATATTCGTCACACAGTCATCTTCCAAAGCCGGCGGTATTTCGCACATTGTTCCAATGGCTTCTCATATAGACAATACTGAACATGATGTCGACATTATAGTAACAGAGAACGGCCTGGCTGATTTACGGGGACTTGCGCCCCGGGAACGGGCAAGACTGATCATATCCAAATGCGCGCATGCCAGCTACAAAGACGAACTGAACAACTATTTTACCAACGCCTGCAACCGCGGAGGCCACACGCCTCACCTGCTGCAGGAGGCCCTTAGCTGGCATAACCGCTTTATCGAAAACGGGACCATGCTTAAAACTGTTCATGTATAG
- a CDS encoding DNA/RNA non-specific endonuclease, translating to MPKPKKKTQKKTKKKSNNSLVVAVILILVTFAVTTCSRKIAGRKEKEPPQKTAAKSHSKKKTTKYLLQEDFEKGSKTNYNTESVSFSSGSWELKDAVTGRLEDDHKAGAQALRLRDNGMATMEFDIAVKGTVTVTLKYALYGRDETGSWELWASVNRGQRFTRVGNTVEVTSGSLQTATFTVTTSSTVRLRIRKTDKSGSRLNIDAIRVSAGGKEMPAVKPEKGEEAVRGDDDNLLLGNPSNAAAAVVMSNNYLMDKGYYTLSYNRDNGTPNWVSWHISSRDLGRMARGNDFRPDADVPEGWFQVTQFSYNGSGFDRGHNCPSGDRTATRDANEATFLMTNMIPQAPNHNQHLWSNLENYTRSLVKNGNEVYVIMGNYGSGGKGSKGMSKKIGNNRVNVPARIWKVIVVLPEGNNDLKRVSRQTRVIAVNTPNNNDVNTKWSAYLTSIEEIEKATGYKLLSNVPAAVREELVKKIDTGD from the coding sequence ATGCCAAAGCCAAAGAAGAAGACTCAGAAGAAGACGAAGAAGAAATCGAATAATAGTTTAGTCGTAGCCGTTATACTGATCCTTGTCACGTTCGCTGTAACTACCTGTTCAAGGAAGATCGCCGGCAGAAAAGAAAAGGAGCCTCCGCAAAAGACTGCTGCCAAATCGCACTCAAAAAAGAAGACCACTAAGTACCTCTTACAGGAAGATTTTGAGAAAGGCAGTAAAACCAATTACAATACGGAAAGTGTGAGCTTCTCCAGCGGCAGCTGGGAGTTGAAAGACGCCGTGACCGGGCGCCTGGAGGATGACCATAAAGCGGGTGCGCAGGCGTTGCGTCTTCGTGATAACGGGATGGCCACCATGGAATTTGATATTGCTGTGAAAGGCACGGTGACGGTTACACTAAAATATGCGCTTTACGGAAGAGATGAGACAGGATCGTGGGAGTTGTGGGCATCGGTGAACCGTGGGCAGCGTTTTACCCGGGTAGGTAATACGGTGGAAGTAACCTCCGGCAGCTTGCAGACGGCCACTTTTACCGTTACGACTTCTTCCACGGTCCGGTTGCGGATACGGAAGACGGACAAAAGCGGCAGCCGCCTCAATATTGATGCGATCAGGGTGAGTGCCGGCGGAAAGGAGATGCCTGCCGTGAAGCCGGAGAAAGGAGAGGAGGCTGTACGTGGTGATGATGACAACCTGTTGCTGGGCAATCCCAGCAATGCGGCGGCTGCGGTGGTGATGTCCAACAACTACCTGATGGACAAAGGATATTATACGTTGTCTTACAACCGGGATAACGGCACGCCGAATTGGGTAAGCTGGCATATTTCCTCCCGGGACCTGGGGCGTATGGCGAGGGGCAATGACTTCCGGCCGGATGCCGATGTGCCGGAGGGGTGGTTCCAGGTCACCCAGTTCAGCTATAATGGCAGCGGGTTTGACCGGGGGCATAACTGTCCGTCGGGCGACCGTACCGCTACGCGCGACGCCAATGAGGCTACTTTCCTGATGACCAATATGATCCCGCAGGCGCCTAATCACAACCAGCATTTATGGTCCAACCTGGAGAATTACACCCGTTCGCTGGTGAAGAACGGTAATGAGGTGTATGTGATCATGGGTAATTACGGCAGTGGTGGAAAGGGTAGTAAGGGGATGTCTAAAAAGATTGGCAATAACCGGGTGAATGTGCCGGCGAGGATCTGGAAGGTGATTGTGGTGTTACCGGAGGGGAATAATGATCTGAAGCGGGTTTCCCGGCAAACGCGGGTGATTGCTGTTAATACGCCTAATAACAATGACGTGAACACAAAGTGGTCAGCCTATCTTACTTCCATTGAAGAAATAGAAAAAGCCACGGGATATAAGTTATTGTCCAATGTGCCGGCAGCTGTGCGGGAGGAGTTGGTGAAGAAGATAGATACCGGCGATTGA
- a CDS encoding glycosyltransferase family 2 protein: MLRQTVLPNEVIIADDGSGDATRYVIDAFKRSTTIPVKHFWHPDEGFRKTIIINQAITGTESDYIIQIDGDIVLHENFIKDHISEAEEGYYIRGSRVLLPEDKTRYFLRSGEFENVTAFDRGVKNRFNALRIPFLAPLLIKKSKRSRNLIGANCAFWKKDFLRVNGYNNELKGWGHEDIELAARFINSGLSQKKVKMKAVCYHLHHPFNDRVHENVNYRVYLDTLKRGITYCTNGYHH, encoded by the coding sequence GTGCTGCGGCAAACTGTTTTGCCGAACGAGGTGATTATCGCGGATGATGGGTCAGGCGACGCAACCAGATATGTTATTGATGCGTTCAAGCGGAGTACTACTATTCCGGTAAAACATTTCTGGCATCCGGATGAAGGTTTCAGGAAGACCATCATCATCAACCAGGCTATTACCGGGACAGAGTCTGATTATATTATCCAGATTGACGGCGATATCGTACTGCACGAGAACTTCATCAAGGACCACATCAGTGAAGCGGAAGAGGGGTATTATATCCGCGGCAGCCGTGTGTTGCTGCCGGAAGACAAGACCCGTTATTTTCTGCGTTCCGGCGAGTTTGAGAATGTGACTGCATTTGACCGCGGTGTGAAGAACCGGTTCAATGCGCTGCGTATTCCGTTCCTGGCGCCGCTACTGATCAAAAAAAGCAAGCGTTCCCGTAATCTTATCGGTGCCAATTGCGCGTTCTGGAAAAAGGATTTCCTGCGTGTAAACGGGTACAATAATGAGTTGAAAGGGTGGGGCCATGAAGATATTGAGCTGGCTGCCCGTTTTATCAACTCCGGCCTTAGCCAGAAGAAGGTAAAGATGAAGGCTGTTTGTTATCACCTGCATCATCCCTTCAATGACCGGGTGCATGAGAATGTCAATTACCGGGTTTACCTGGATACGTTAAAAAGAGGCATTACTTACTGTACAAACGGCTACCACCACTAA
- a CDS encoding glycosyltransferase family 2 protein, which translates to MIKPDAIDIVVPSFRLTEALLLNIIRLEKPAGFEVNTYIVADNPAAVIPEKLKELHQAGEIHLLVNEVNLGFSGTRNKGIRAGHAKWVLLLDDDIVPQPDLLKAYAAAIARNNNALGFAGVTYFPEAINAATRALQINGSVHHFKLALYYPEITWAPTTNMMINREKLDPALFDINLKAGGEDVDFFVRHWLQFNEKYQSVPNAVVTHPWHDNGAVQTRRMFRYGIAANQLAHKEPEKRYTYRDFTNTPETLLLLLVLFPAALFTGTLKIWLCLIVAVPLAEYLTNWLKAISVGKTGSPAVAFQLMWVKNCWEAGYLYDAIMGGRPGGFAKRIDMGFAKENPSSFRTNRWKIVKTLLLVILVVVAVCTVSNASF; encoded by the coding sequence ATGATTAAACCCGATGCGATCGATATTGTGGTGCCTTCGTTCAGGCTGACGGAAGCACTGCTGCTGAATATTATCCGGCTGGAAAAACCTGCCGGCTTTGAGGTGAATACCTACATCGTGGCCGACAACCCTGCGGCTGTTATTCCGGAAAAATTAAAAGAACTGCACCAGGCAGGCGAAATACACCTGCTGGTCAACGAAGTGAACCTGGGCTTCTCCGGCACCCGCAACAAAGGCATACGGGCAGGACATGCCAAATGGGTCCTCCTGCTGGACGACGATATCGTACCGCAACCCGACCTCCTGAAGGCATACGCAGCAGCCATCGCCCGGAATAACAATGCGCTGGGCTTTGCAGGCGTCACCTACTTCCCCGAAGCTATCAACGCCGCTACCCGCGCACTGCAAATAAACGGTTCCGTACATCACTTTAAACTGGCGCTGTATTATCCGGAGATCACCTGGGCGCCTACCACCAATATGATGATCAACCGGGAGAAACTTGACCCGGCACTATTTGATATCAATCTGAAAGCGGGAGGAGAAGACGTAGACTTTTTTGTGCGCCACTGGCTGCAATTCAACGAAAAATACCAGTCGGTGCCCAATGCTGTGGTCACACACCCCTGGCATGACAACGGCGCCGTGCAGACCCGGCGGATGTTCCGCTACGGCATCGCCGCCAATCAACTCGCCCATAAAGAACCGGAGAAAAGATATACCTACCGCGATTTTACCAATACGCCGGAAACCCTGCTGCTGCTGCTGGTCCTTTTTCCGGCAGCGCTGTTCACAGGAACCCTCAAAATATGGTTATGCCTGATAGTCGCCGTGCCGCTGGCCGAATACCTGACCAACTGGCTCAAGGCTATCAGCGTCGGCAAAACAGGTTCGCCGGCCGTAGCCTTTCAACTGATGTGGGTAAAAAATTGCTGGGAAGCAGGTTATCTGTACGACGCTATTATGGGCGGCCGCCCGGGGGGCTTTGCGAAAAGAATCGATATGGGCTTCGCGAAAGAAAATCCCAGCTCTTTTCGCACTAACCGGTGGAAAATCGTAAAAACCCTGTTGTTGGTGATTTTAGTGGTGGTAGCCGTTTGTACAGTAAGTAATGCCTCTTTTTAA